Genomic window (Candidatus Poribacteria bacterium):
GGAGCCGCCATCTTCGGGGGTATCCGGGCGTGAGATGCGCACACACTCCTTGACATCTTCTACTGTATGACAGTCGGCAAACAGCACGCTCTGGAAACCGGAGCCGATTGCGCGTTGTGCGATAAAGCCACGCGGCTCTTGGTCAACCTTGATCATGCTAGACATGCCGTATAAATCCGCCGCCCGACCCAGATTATCGAGATCGTGCAGATCGAAGGGACCGTATTCTGCCACAAATTCAACATAATCGTACAATCCTGTATGCCCAATCGCTTCGACGACGGAGGGCCAGGTGCTATGGATATGAGTGCCGAGCGTCGGTTTCCCCTCGTTCAACAGCTCTCGTAGTTTGTTGCGTCGCATATAAGTTACCTCCACTATTCAGGTTTAATGAGTTGACGGTTACAGTCCGCAACTCGGAAAGCAGCAGTGAGTTTGTATAAGACGAAAAAATGATCGGGCGAGAGAGCGAGTGGGTGAAGGGCAAGCCCTCAAAAACTCGCTCTCCCGCTGCCTCCCGTTTTCTGGTTTTCCCGTCTTCCCGTTTTCCTGTGTATACTTCTACCTAAGTTTCCGAAGGCTGCACCAAGTCTAGCAATCGATCAATGATATCAAGGCTTGATATCCCGTCAGCTTCGGCGTTGAAGTTCGTGAGAATACGGTGTCGCAGCACCGGTTTAGCGACGGCGCGTATATCGTCGTAAGAGACATGATAGCGACCATGCGTAATCGCTCTAGCTTTTGCTCCTAGTACCAGATATTGCGACGCTCTGGGACCTGCACCCCAATTAACCCAATCCTTGATGAAATCCGGCGCATCCGGCGCGTTTGGACGAGAATGGTGACTCAATGCAACTGCATAATCAACGATTGATTCCGCAATTGGAACCTTCCGGACAACCTGCTGCAACCGCAGGATCTCTTCGCTTGTGATAACGGCGTCTAGCTGCGGTTCATATGCAGAAGTCGTCGCCATGACAACCTGTTTTTCATCGGCGGGATCGGGATAGTCAAGATAGATATTGAACATGAACCGATCCAGTTGCGCTTCAGGCAGCGGATAGGTGCCCTCCTGCTCAATCGGATTCTGTGTCGCTAAGACAAAGAAGGGGCGATCTAGTTCATAGGTTGTGCCACCCGCGGAAACTTTGTACTCCTGCATGGCTTGCAACAGTGCCGCTTGCGTTTTGGGGGGGGTGCGATTAATCTCGTCCGCTAGCACGATATTGGCGAAAACGGGGCCCTTAATGAAGCGGAAAAACCGTCTGCCGGTGTCCACATCGTCCTGAATGATATCGGTGCCGATGATGTCCGCAGGCATCAGATCCGGCGTGAATTGGATGCGACTGAAATCAAGGTCTAAAATTTGAGCCAGACTATTGATGAGCAGCGTCTTTGCTAGGCCGGGCACTCCCACAAGTAAACAGTGCCCTTGCGAAAAAAGCGCAATCAACAATTCGTCAATAACCGATTGTTGACCAACGATCCGTTTCTTGAGTTCATTCAAAATTGATTCTCGCGCATTTTTCAAAAATTCTGCAGCTTCTAAATCTGCATCTGGCACATCTACGGAATTGGTGTCGTTCAACTGTTCGTTCTCCATGGATTGCTAATTTGTTACAGCTGGATTCTAAGCGAGCCCCACGCAGCGTTACTCCACCGGAGGGTCTGCCCTATTCTACAATATACACTCGACATTTGTCTATAAGTGTAGCCTATTTAACGACACGGCGTCAAGGATTGCTTTTTGAATCGGCGAACGGAGGCACAAATTGGAGTATTGTA
Coding sequences:
- a CDS encoding MoxR family ATPase, producing MENEQLNDTNSVDVPDADLEAAEFLKNARESILNELKKRIVGQQSVIDELLIALFSQGHCLLVGVPGLAKTLLINSLAQILDLDFSRIQFTPDLMPADIIGTDIIQDDVDTGRRFFRFIKGPVFANIVLADEINRTPPKTQAALLQAMQEYKVSAGGTTYELDRPFFVLATQNPIEQEGTYPLPEAQLDRFMFNIYLDYPDPADEKQVVMATTSAYEPQLDAVITSEEILRLQQVVRKVPIAESIVDYAVALSHHSRPNAPDAPDFIKDWVNWGAGPRASQYLVLGAKARAITHGRYHVSYDDIRAVAKPVLRHRILTNFNAEADGISSLDIIDRLLDLVQPSET